Part of the Deltaproteobacteria bacterium genome, CGGACGAACGAATTCAGACTTACAAGGATAATCCGACTTATACCGGCAATCCCGACGCCCTCTGTTTTGCGCGGGATTTCCATGATGTTGCCGAGATACTTAAAGAATGCAATGAGCGCAAGCTCCCGGTCACCTTCTGCGGGAGCCGGACGTCGCTTACCGGCTCGTCGTCGGCCGATTCGGGGCTTGTCGTGGCGCTCGAAAAAAAGGACCGGTTTCTCGATGTGTGGAAAGACCCCAAAACCGGCGAGGTTCTGGCCCGCGCCGAGCCGGGGGTTTTGCTCGGCGATTTTAAGGCGCGCGTCGCCGAGGCGGGCCTTCGCCGCGCCGGAGCGGCTCCGGCCGCGCAGGCGGGATATTTTTATCCCCCCGATCCCACCAGTTATAAAGAGGCCCAACTGGGGGGGACGGTGGCGACGAACGCAACGGGAGAGGACACTTTTTTGTACGGCCCGACAAGGCAGTATGTCCGCGAACTGAAAATTCTCACCGCGACGGGAGAAGAAAGAATTCTCAAGCGATCCCGGATGCCTGTCATTTCCTCGAAGAACCGCGCCGGGTACTTTCTGGAGGGGGAAGCAATCGATGAAATGATCGGTTCGGAGGGAACACTGGGGCTCATTACCGAAGTGACTTGTGCCGTTCTCCCGCATTCTCGTGGTCATTTCTCTCTTCTGATTCCCTTCAACGATTTTTTGGCCTCGATTGAATTTGTGGTGAAGACGGTGCAATCGTCCCTCAAGCCACGCGCGGTCGAGTTGATCGGCCCGGGGGCGTTTGAAATTTTTGCAAAGCACCCGGATGCGCCGCGGTTCCCGGAGGGGACAAAGAGCGTGATTTATTTGAAGCAGGAGTATCAGTCAGACGGGTCCGACAAGCCACCAGGTGGCAAGTCCGACAGGTCTGACGAGTGGTTACAGTGGGTCGAGGCCTTTTACCGCGAACGCGGGCATCCCGACTGGAGCGAATCGATATTTTTTGGGGAATCGGAAAAACAAAAGGACGATATCCGGACTTGGCGGCACCATATTCCAGCCACGGTCAACGAAGAGGCGAGGCGGTTCCATGAAGAAGGGGGAGGAAAAATT contains:
- a CDS encoding FAD-binding oxidoreductase, encoding MNLPHSGSFILKSDERIQTYKDNPTYTGNPDALCFARDFHDVAEILKECNERKLPVTFCGSRTSLTGSSSADSGLVVALEKKDRFLDVWKDPKTGEVLARAEPGVLLGDFKARVAEAGLRRAGAAPAAQAGYFYPPDPTSYKEAQLGGTVATNATGEDTFLYGPTRQYVRELKILTATGEERILKRSRMPVISSKNRAGYFLEGEAIDEMIGSEGTLGLITEVTCAVLPHSRGHFSLLIPFNDFLASIEFVVKTVQSSLKPRAVELIGPGAFEIFAKHPDAPRFPEGTKSVIYLKQEYQSDGSDKPPGGKSDRSDEWLQWVEAFYRERGHPDWSESIFFGESEKQKDDIRTWRHHIPATVNEEARRFHEEGGGKISTDWWVPIHQLLPMMEWVYAESLRLLALKIPFLVFAHIGNGHPHWNFLTKNSAEKRTIHDFVLEQCRRAVKSGGGVAGEHGLGKIHRDYLPIQHSRETIARMVALKKKWDPNWILGRGNILPLPTP